A genomic stretch from Scatophagus argus isolate fScaArg1 chromosome 19, fScaArg1.pri, whole genome shotgun sequence includes:
- the LOC124050332 gene encoding uncharacterized protein LOC124050332 isoform X5, with the protein MTDRQTDGRMSGLRGIQVSWFLALLYSTAVTGYLAAAADVQQSNLAVRRGDEVTLTCKNVTLDQNQCDKTRWLFYNVSVFVELVAFGKIHEHESDRLSVTKNCSLVIKKVSAEDAGRYTCVQYKQGQQGSDSHIDLSVVTTVTGQYYSSFVVGDGEEVTLPCDNRRADLHRCDEIDWLFIDLENRATVLLVKRGQIGEQAKTKSDRLSVTKNCSLVIKKVSAEDVGLYTCRQSLQVDVNVHLSVVTMTEREDADEVTLSCSVVTYERCGHTVKWLNEGKEVTEGEDDMKTSGSDCSVTVTLRSSFVKQKSKYREQFRCEVTDRVTQTVQQFTFRHQSSARTDRSVLDYMMLVLRVAELLLITLIAVLLIRAAGKQRPPDDNTVSHSVRRRTARRSGAAAGQVKVSSDRRWWCVQVNNDEDEDEGVVKYENFGETSASVSLH; encoded by the exons atgacagacagacagacagacggcaGGATGTCTGGACTCAGAGGGATTCAGGTTTCATGGTTTCTGGCTCTGCTTTATTCGACAG CTGTAACTGGATACCTCGCAGCCGCCGCTGATGTCCAACAGTCCAACCTCGCCGTCAGGCGTGGAGATGAGGTCACTTTGACCTGTAAAAATGTGACACTGGATCAGAATCAGTGTGACAAAACACGATGGCTCTTCTATAATGTTTCCGTGTTTGTGGAGCTTGTTGCATTTGGGAAGATTCACGAACATGaatcagacagactgagtgtCACAAAGAACTGTTCTCTGGTTATCAAGAAGGTCTCAGCTGAGGATGCTGGTCGTTACACCTGTGTGCAGTACAAACAAGGACAACAAGGTTCAGACTCTCATATTGatctgtctgtggtcacca CAGTGACTggacagtattacagcagctttgttgttggagatggagaagaagtgACTTTGCCTTGTGACAACAGGAGAGCTGATCTGCACAGATGTGATGAGATTGACTGGCTCTTCATTGATCTtgaaaacagagcaacagtTTTGCTGGTTAAGCGAGGACAGATTGGTGAACAGGCCAAAACCAaatcagacagactgagtgtCACAAAGAACTGTTCTCTGGTTATAAAGAAGGTCTCAGCTGAGGATGTTGGTCTTTACACCTGCAGACAGTCACTACAGGTTGATGTTAatgttcatctgtctgtggtcacca TGACTGAACGTGAGGACGCTGATGAGGTGACATTAAGCTGCTCTGTGGTGACATATGAAcgatgtggacacacagtgaagtggCTGAATGAGGGTAAAGAAGTGACTGAAGGTGAAGATGACATGAAGACATCAGGGTCTGACTGCTCAGTGACTGTGACACTTCGTTCCTCTTTTGTCAAGCAAAAGTCAAAGTATCGCGAGCAGTTCAGGTGTGAAGTGACTGATCGTGTGACTCAAACAGTGCAGCAGTTCACCTTCAGGCATCAGTCCTCAG CTCGTACAGATCGTTCTGTTCTGGACTACATGATGTTGGTTCTGCGTGTGGCTGAACTCCTCCTCATTACTCTGATTGCTGTTCTTCTcatcagagctgcag GGAAGCAGAGACCACCTGATGACAACACT gtttcACACTCAGTCAGAAGGCGGACGGCGAGGCGTTCAGGTGCAGCAGCCGGTCAGGTAAAGGTCAGCTCAGACAGGAGGTGGTGGTGCGTTCAG gtgaataatgatgaagatgaagatgaaggtgtGGTGAAATATGAAAACTTTGGAGAAACTTCTGCCTCTGTCAGCCTCCACTGA
- the LOC124050332 gene encoding uncharacterized protein LOC124050332 isoform X6 yields the protein MTDRQTDGRMSGLRGIQVSWFLALLYSTAVTGYLAAAADVQQSNLAVRRGDEVTLTCKNVTLDQNQCDKTRWLFYNVSVFVELVAFGKIHEHESDRLSVTKNCSLVIKKVSAEDAGRYTCVQYKQGQQGSDSHIDLSVVTMTEREDADEVTLSCSVVTYERCGHTVKWLNEGKEVTEGEDDMKTSGSDCSVTVTLRSSFVKQKSKYREQFRCEVTDRVTQTVQQFTFRHQSSGKKPGEEATATTATTTTTTQDTRTDRSVLDYMMLVLRVAELLLITLIAVLLIRAAGKQRPPDDNTVSHSVRRRTARRSGAAAGQVKVSSDRRWWCVQVNNDEDEDEGVVKYENFGETSASVSLH from the exons atgacagacagacagacagacggcaGGATGTCTGGACTCAGAGGGATTCAGGTTTCATGGTTTCTGGCTCTGCTTTATTCGACAG CTGTAACTGGATACCTCGCAGCCGCCGCTGATGTCCAACAGTCCAACCTCGCCGTCAGGCGTGGAGATGAGGTCACTTTGACCTGTAAAAATGTGACACTGGATCAGAATCAGTGTGACAAAACACGATGGCTCTTCTATAATGTTTCCGTGTTTGTGGAGCTTGTTGCATTTGGGAAGATTCACGAACATGaatcagacagactgagtgtCACAAAGAACTGTTCTCTGGTTATCAAGAAGGTCTCAGCTGAGGATGCTGGTCGTTACACCTGTGTGCAGTACAAACAAGGACAACAAGGTTCAGACTCTCATATTGatctgtctgtggtcacca TGACTGAACGTGAGGACGCTGATGAGGTGACATTAAGCTGCTCTGTGGTGACATATGAAcgatgtggacacacagtgaagtggCTGAATGAGGGTAAAGAAGTGACTGAAGGTGAAGATGACATGAAGACATCAGGGTCTGACTGCTCAGTGACTGTGACACTTCGTTCCTCTTTTGTCAAGCAAAAGTCAAAGTATCGCGAGCAGTTCAGGTGTGAAGTGACTGATCGTGTGACTCAAACAGTGCAGCAGTTCACCTTCAGGCATCAGTCCTCAGGTAAGAAACCAG gtgaggaagcaacagcaacaacagcaacaacaacaacaacaacacaagaca CTCGTACAGATCGTTCTGTTCTGGACTACATGATGTTGGTTCTGCGTGTGGCTGAACTCCTCCTCATTACTCTGATTGCTGTTCTTCTcatcagagctgcag GGAAGCAGAGACCACCTGATGACAACACT gtttcACACTCAGTCAGAAGGCGGACGGCGAGGCGTTCAGGTGCAGCAGCCGGTCAGGTAAAGGTCAGCTCAGACAGGAGGTGGTGGTGCGTTCAG gtgaataatgatgaagatgaagatgaaggtgtGGTGAAATATGAAAACTTTGGAGAAACTTCTGCCTCTGTCAGCCTCCACTGA
- the LOC124050332 gene encoding uncharacterized protein LOC124050332 isoform X2 translates to MTDRQTDGRMSGLRGIQVSWFLALLYSTAVTGYLAAAADVQQSNLAVRRGDEVTLTCKNVTLDQNQCDKTRWLFYNVSVFVELVAFGKIHEHESDRLSVTKNCSLVIKKVSAEDAGRYTCVQYKQGQQGSDSHIDLSVVTTVTGQYYSSFVVGDGEEVTLPCDNRRADLHRCDEIDWLFIDLENRATVLLVKRGQIGEQAKTKSDRLSVTKNCSLVIKKVSAEDVGLYTCRQSLQVDVNVHLSVVTMTEREDADEVTLSCSVVTYERCGHTVKWLNEGKEVTEGEDDMKTSGSDCSVTVTLRSSFVKQKSKYREQFRCEVTDRVTQTVQQFTFRHQSSGEEATATTATTTTTTQDTRTDRSVLDYMMLVLRVAELLLITLIAVLLIRAAGKQRPPDDNTVSHSVRRRTARRSGAAAGQVKVSSDRRWWCVQVNNDEDEDEGVVKYENFGETSASVSLH, encoded by the exons atgacagacagacagacagacggcaGGATGTCTGGACTCAGAGGGATTCAGGTTTCATGGTTTCTGGCTCTGCTTTATTCGACAG CTGTAACTGGATACCTCGCAGCCGCCGCTGATGTCCAACAGTCCAACCTCGCCGTCAGGCGTGGAGATGAGGTCACTTTGACCTGTAAAAATGTGACACTGGATCAGAATCAGTGTGACAAAACACGATGGCTCTTCTATAATGTTTCCGTGTTTGTGGAGCTTGTTGCATTTGGGAAGATTCACGAACATGaatcagacagactgagtgtCACAAAGAACTGTTCTCTGGTTATCAAGAAGGTCTCAGCTGAGGATGCTGGTCGTTACACCTGTGTGCAGTACAAACAAGGACAACAAGGTTCAGACTCTCATATTGatctgtctgtggtcacca CAGTGACTggacagtattacagcagctttgttgttggagatggagaagaagtgACTTTGCCTTGTGACAACAGGAGAGCTGATCTGCACAGATGTGATGAGATTGACTGGCTCTTCATTGATCTtgaaaacagagcaacagtTTTGCTGGTTAAGCGAGGACAGATTGGTGAACAGGCCAAAACCAaatcagacagactgagtgtCACAAAGAACTGTTCTCTGGTTATAAAGAAGGTCTCAGCTGAGGATGTTGGTCTTTACACCTGCAGACAGTCACTACAGGTTGATGTTAatgttcatctgtctgtggtcacca TGACTGAACGTGAGGACGCTGATGAGGTGACATTAAGCTGCTCTGTGGTGACATATGAAcgatgtggacacacagtgaagtggCTGAATGAGGGTAAAGAAGTGACTGAAGGTGAAGATGACATGAAGACATCAGGGTCTGACTGCTCAGTGACTGTGACACTTCGTTCCTCTTTTGTCAAGCAAAAGTCAAAGTATCGCGAGCAGTTCAGGTGTGAAGTGACTGATCGTGTGACTCAAACAGTGCAGCAGTTCACCTTCAGGCATCAGTCCTCAG gtgaggaagcaacagcaacaacagcaacaacaacaacaacaacacaagaca CTCGTACAGATCGTTCTGTTCTGGACTACATGATGTTGGTTCTGCGTGTGGCTGAACTCCTCCTCATTACTCTGATTGCTGTTCTTCTcatcagagctgcag GGAAGCAGAGACCACCTGATGACAACACT gtttcACACTCAGTCAGAAGGCGGACGGCGAGGCGTTCAGGTGCAGCAGCCGGTCAGGTAAAGGTCAGCTCAGACAGGAGGTGGTGGTGCGTTCAG gtgaataatgatgaagatgaagatgaaggtgtGGTGAAATATGAAAACTTTGGAGAAACTTCTGCCTCTGTCAGCCTCCACTGA
- the LOC124050332 gene encoding uncharacterized protein LOC124050332 isoform X4 yields MTDRQTDGRMSGLRGIQVSWFLALLYSTAVTGYLAAAADVQQSNLAVRRGDEVTLTCKNVTLDQNQCDKTRWLFYNVSVFVELVAFGKIHEHESDRLSVTKNCSLVIKKVSAEDAGRYTCVQYKQGQQGSDSHIDLSVVTTVTGQYYSSFVVGDGEEVTLPCDNRRADLHRCDEIDWLFIDLENRATVLLVKRGQIGEQAKTKSDRLSVTKNCSLVIKKVSAEDVGLYTCRQSLQVDVNVHLSVVTMTEREDADEVTLSCSVVTYERCGHTVKWLNEGKEVTEGEDDMKTSGSDCSVTVTLRSSFVKQKSKYREQFRCEVTDRVTQTVQQFTFRHQSSGKKPGEEATATTATTTTTTQDTRTDRSVLDYMMLVLRVAELLLITLIAVLLIRAAGKQRPPDDNTVSHSVRRRTARRSGAAAGQVNNDEDEDEGVVKYENFGETSASVSLH; encoded by the exons atgacagacagacagacagacggcaGGATGTCTGGACTCAGAGGGATTCAGGTTTCATGGTTTCTGGCTCTGCTTTATTCGACAG CTGTAACTGGATACCTCGCAGCCGCCGCTGATGTCCAACAGTCCAACCTCGCCGTCAGGCGTGGAGATGAGGTCACTTTGACCTGTAAAAATGTGACACTGGATCAGAATCAGTGTGACAAAACACGATGGCTCTTCTATAATGTTTCCGTGTTTGTGGAGCTTGTTGCATTTGGGAAGATTCACGAACATGaatcagacagactgagtgtCACAAAGAACTGTTCTCTGGTTATCAAGAAGGTCTCAGCTGAGGATGCTGGTCGTTACACCTGTGTGCAGTACAAACAAGGACAACAAGGTTCAGACTCTCATATTGatctgtctgtggtcacca CAGTGACTggacagtattacagcagctttgttgttggagatggagaagaagtgACTTTGCCTTGTGACAACAGGAGAGCTGATCTGCACAGATGTGATGAGATTGACTGGCTCTTCATTGATCTtgaaaacagagcaacagtTTTGCTGGTTAAGCGAGGACAGATTGGTGAACAGGCCAAAACCAaatcagacagactgagtgtCACAAAGAACTGTTCTCTGGTTATAAAGAAGGTCTCAGCTGAGGATGTTGGTCTTTACACCTGCAGACAGTCACTACAGGTTGATGTTAatgttcatctgtctgtggtcacca TGACTGAACGTGAGGACGCTGATGAGGTGACATTAAGCTGCTCTGTGGTGACATATGAAcgatgtggacacacagtgaagtggCTGAATGAGGGTAAAGAAGTGACTGAAGGTGAAGATGACATGAAGACATCAGGGTCTGACTGCTCAGTGACTGTGACACTTCGTTCCTCTTTTGTCAAGCAAAAGTCAAAGTATCGCGAGCAGTTCAGGTGTGAAGTGACTGATCGTGTGACTCAAACAGTGCAGCAGTTCACCTTCAGGCATCAGTCCTCAGGTAAGAAACCAG gtgaggaagcaacagcaacaacagcaacaacaacaacaacaacacaagaca CTCGTACAGATCGTTCTGTTCTGGACTACATGATGTTGGTTCTGCGTGTGGCTGAACTCCTCCTCATTACTCTGATTGCTGTTCTTCTcatcagagctgcag GGAAGCAGAGACCACCTGATGACAACACT gtttcACACTCAGTCAGAAGGCGGACGGCGAGGCGTTCAGGTGCAGCAGCCGGTCAG gtgaataatgatgaagatgaagatgaaggtgtGGTGAAATATGAAAACTTTGGAGAAACTTCTGCCTCTGTCAGCCTCCACTGA
- the LOC124050332 gene encoding uncharacterized protein LOC124050332 isoform X3, with protein sequence MTDRQTDGRMSGLRGIQVSWFLALLYSTAVTGYLAAAADVQQSNLAVRRGDEVTLTCKNVTLDQNQCDKTRWLFYNVSVFVELVAFGKIHEHESDRLSVTKNCSLVIKKVSAEDAGRYTCVQYKQGQQGSDSHIDLSVVTTVTGQYYSSFVVGDGEEVTLPCDNRRADLHRCDEIDWLFIDLENRATVLLVKRGQIGEQAKTKSDRLSVTKNCSLVIKKVSAEDVGLYTCRQSLQVDVNVHLSVVTMTEREDADEVTLSCSVVTYERCGHTVKWLNEGKEVTEGEDDMKTSGSDCSVTVTLRSSFVKQKSKYREQFRCEVTDRVTQTVQQFTFRHQSSGKKPGEEATATTATTTTTTQDTRTDRSVLDYMMLVLRVAELLLITLIAVLLIRAAGKQRPPDDNTVSHSVRRRTARRSGAAAGQVKVNNDEDEDEGVVKYENFGETSASVSLH encoded by the exons atgacagacagacagacagacggcaGGATGTCTGGACTCAGAGGGATTCAGGTTTCATGGTTTCTGGCTCTGCTTTATTCGACAG CTGTAACTGGATACCTCGCAGCCGCCGCTGATGTCCAACAGTCCAACCTCGCCGTCAGGCGTGGAGATGAGGTCACTTTGACCTGTAAAAATGTGACACTGGATCAGAATCAGTGTGACAAAACACGATGGCTCTTCTATAATGTTTCCGTGTTTGTGGAGCTTGTTGCATTTGGGAAGATTCACGAACATGaatcagacagactgagtgtCACAAAGAACTGTTCTCTGGTTATCAAGAAGGTCTCAGCTGAGGATGCTGGTCGTTACACCTGTGTGCAGTACAAACAAGGACAACAAGGTTCAGACTCTCATATTGatctgtctgtggtcacca CAGTGACTggacagtattacagcagctttgttgttggagatggagaagaagtgACTTTGCCTTGTGACAACAGGAGAGCTGATCTGCACAGATGTGATGAGATTGACTGGCTCTTCATTGATCTtgaaaacagagcaacagtTTTGCTGGTTAAGCGAGGACAGATTGGTGAACAGGCCAAAACCAaatcagacagactgagtgtCACAAAGAACTGTTCTCTGGTTATAAAGAAGGTCTCAGCTGAGGATGTTGGTCTTTACACCTGCAGACAGTCACTACAGGTTGATGTTAatgttcatctgtctgtggtcacca TGACTGAACGTGAGGACGCTGATGAGGTGACATTAAGCTGCTCTGTGGTGACATATGAAcgatgtggacacacagtgaagtggCTGAATGAGGGTAAAGAAGTGACTGAAGGTGAAGATGACATGAAGACATCAGGGTCTGACTGCTCAGTGACTGTGACACTTCGTTCCTCTTTTGTCAAGCAAAAGTCAAAGTATCGCGAGCAGTTCAGGTGTGAAGTGACTGATCGTGTGACTCAAACAGTGCAGCAGTTCACCTTCAGGCATCAGTCCTCAGGTAAGAAACCAG gtgaggaagcaacagcaacaacagcaacaacaacaacaacaacacaagaca CTCGTACAGATCGTTCTGTTCTGGACTACATGATGTTGGTTCTGCGTGTGGCTGAACTCCTCCTCATTACTCTGATTGCTGTTCTTCTcatcagagctgcag GGAAGCAGAGACCACCTGATGACAACACT gtttcACACTCAGTCAGAAGGCGGACGGCGAGGCGTTCAGGTGCAGCAGCCGGTCAGGTAAAG gtgaataatgatgaagatgaagatgaaggtgtGGTGAAATATGAAAACTTTGGAGAAACTTCTGCCTCTGTCAGCCTCCACTGA
- the LOC124050332 gene encoding uncharacterized protein LOC124050332 isoform X1: MTDRQTDGRMSGLRGIQVSWFLALLYSTAVTGYLAAAADVQQSNLAVRRGDEVTLTCKNVTLDQNQCDKTRWLFYNVSVFVELVAFGKIHEHESDRLSVTKNCSLVIKKVSAEDAGRYTCVQYKQGQQGSDSHIDLSVVTTVTGQYYSSFVVGDGEEVTLPCDNRRADLHRCDEIDWLFIDLENRATVLLVKRGQIGEQAKTKSDRLSVTKNCSLVIKKVSAEDVGLYTCRQSLQVDVNVHLSVVTMTEREDADEVTLSCSVVTYERCGHTVKWLNEGKEVTEGEDDMKTSGSDCSVTVTLRSSFVKQKSKYREQFRCEVTDRVTQTVQQFTFRHQSSGKKPGEEATATTATTTTTTQDTRTDRSVLDYMMLVLRVAELLLITLIAVLLIRAAGKQRPPDDNTVSHSVRRRTARRSGAAAGQVKVSSDRRWWCVQVNNDEDEDEGVVKYENFGETSASVSLH; this comes from the exons atgacagacagacagacagacggcaGGATGTCTGGACTCAGAGGGATTCAGGTTTCATGGTTTCTGGCTCTGCTTTATTCGACAG CTGTAACTGGATACCTCGCAGCCGCCGCTGATGTCCAACAGTCCAACCTCGCCGTCAGGCGTGGAGATGAGGTCACTTTGACCTGTAAAAATGTGACACTGGATCAGAATCAGTGTGACAAAACACGATGGCTCTTCTATAATGTTTCCGTGTTTGTGGAGCTTGTTGCATTTGGGAAGATTCACGAACATGaatcagacagactgagtgtCACAAAGAACTGTTCTCTGGTTATCAAGAAGGTCTCAGCTGAGGATGCTGGTCGTTACACCTGTGTGCAGTACAAACAAGGACAACAAGGTTCAGACTCTCATATTGatctgtctgtggtcacca CAGTGACTggacagtattacagcagctttgttgttggagatggagaagaagtgACTTTGCCTTGTGACAACAGGAGAGCTGATCTGCACAGATGTGATGAGATTGACTGGCTCTTCATTGATCTtgaaaacagagcaacagtTTTGCTGGTTAAGCGAGGACAGATTGGTGAACAGGCCAAAACCAaatcagacagactgagtgtCACAAAGAACTGTTCTCTGGTTATAAAGAAGGTCTCAGCTGAGGATGTTGGTCTTTACACCTGCAGACAGTCACTACAGGTTGATGTTAatgttcatctgtctgtggtcacca TGACTGAACGTGAGGACGCTGATGAGGTGACATTAAGCTGCTCTGTGGTGACATATGAAcgatgtggacacacagtgaagtggCTGAATGAGGGTAAAGAAGTGACTGAAGGTGAAGATGACATGAAGACATCAGGGTCTGACTGCTCAGTGACTGTGACACTTCGTTCCTCTTTTGTCAAGCAAAAGTCAAAGTATCGCGAGCAGTTCAGGTGTGAAGTGACTGATCGTGTGACTCAAACAGTGCAGCAGTTCACCTTCAGGCATCAGTCCTCAGGTAAGAAACCAG gtgaggaagcaacagcaacaacagcaacaacaacaacaacaacacaagaca CTCGTACAGATCGTTCTGTTCTGGACTACATGATGTTGGTTCTGCGTGTGGCTGAACTCCTCCTCATTACTCTGATTGCTGTTCTTCTcatcagagctgcag GGAAGCAGAGACCACCTGATGACAACACT gtttcACACTCAGTCAGAAGGCGGACGGCGAGGCGTTCAGGTGCAGCAGCCGGTCAGGTAAAGGTCAGCTCAGACAGGAGGTGGTGGTGCGTTCAG gtgaataatgatgaagatgaagatgaaggtgtGGTGAAATATGAAAACTTTGGAGAAACTTCTGCCTCTGTCAGCCTCCACTGA